TTTCAACGAGAAGGATCATGTGGAGGTATCATTACTCCCAGGAATTTCACACGGCTTCCTACAAATGGCCGGGTTCTTCCCAGACAGCTGGAAGCATATCAACAGGTGTGCTGCCTGGATCCAAACCCTAGTCAACATGGCCGATATGAGAAAATCGCCGTCCGGTATTGATAGTACCAACAGCATCTCTCCTAGACTTGACAGTAAGCACCAGGACTCACCGCGTAACCACAAACGCACCCTCACCGGTGAATCTTCCGCAGATGAAGACAAACCACTCGAAATGAGCATTGGAAAATCGTCTCCcctatctccaacagctcGCTGTGCCAGTGCCCCATGTTACAGCCAAGAACAACCTAATGCTGTACCGGATGAGTCTCAAATTTTGCAGCTTCCCACTACAGACGAGAGTTCTAAACAAGGCGAGGAAGTGAGCCCCAGAGAAGGAAGTACTTCTCGAGGCCGACCAGCTCGGCCGAAGGGCCTAGGCAAACGACGACCATTCGCACCGACGAATATCAACATCCCTCAGGAATGGGCGTCTGATCCAGTGAGTCCAGTGCGGGAGAGAGAACACAGCTTGCACAGTCTATCCAGCGAGGATGACCTCTTGGGTCGCCGGATGTctgggctggctggtggGTTGATGGGGATAGGCGAGGGTGCTCGGACGCCGTGAAGTGGCGGATATCGTAAATGGAAGACTTTGTATCTACTTCGGAATAGATGTACTTGTGATGCCTGCAATACGCCAATGGGTAGTGAATCATTTCCCAGAAAATGGACCGAAGTCGTTCATTGCCCGTCATGAATCGAAACCCCTCCTAGCGATCACCCATGAGTTCTAGAGTGATGAACAGGCTTTCGAGCTTCTAGACAGATAGGCAAGACCGCCATTATGCTTATGTCCGTCCAGGCTGCAATGAAATTCGGGTTTGGATCACAAGTACATATACTTACAGGGATGAAGATcgataataaataaagttaaTACACGTTGTAACAAAATGTGGTTGAGGGAACGTGGTTCCATGTTTGAGTTTCTTTACTTGCCGACCTTCTACTACATCTATCTAGGCCCTAATTTACCAGAGCGACTTACAGCGTACTCGACCGTGCGGTAGATTTTCGTGGCAGTAGCCACGTCTGTGCGTCGTGGGTGTATGTGTAAGCTTGTTCCTCCAACGGCAGGCTTTCATGAATTGTACGAGTACCATGGTCAGTTTCCAGAGGTGGCACATTGTTTCTGCGGTATGTATGTTTTGGAAGTGGTAGTAGGTAGGTAGAGGTGAATCTTGGAGCCCCGAGGGTACTTCGAGCATGTGCTCTGGATTTTCCAGTGCTGTTTCGGCCTCGGTTTCGAGGGTTGAGGCTTGTGTCCGGGTATCAAGGATCATAGATTTTGTCTGGGCTGTTGAAGAGTCTTTCATGGATTAGACGATGGAAGGGAATGGGGCGTTTATTTGCCAGATGCGAATCCAGATGTATAACCTCGGCCTTCTTTTTGAGTCTTCAAGTGCGTTTTCGAAAAGGTTGACCAGTCAGGTGTGTTTAGGAAGCAGTCTCTGCCTAAAAGGAGGGGAGAGGCGATCTGGCCGGACCTTTGATGAGCTTTGTCGATTCCTCGGTATTTCCCAAAACCAGTGTCTTTGCAGTATTATCGGGATGAACTTTCCGGGATGACACGTCCGGTCCATGCTGCGCAAATACAGAAATCTGAGTTGGCCCAGGATATAAGCGATTTCCTCTTTCACGGTTGGCAAAAACAGGCCAGCGTTCCTCGCACTATTGGTAGTGTCTCATGGATGTGTAGTTAGGATGCATGAACAGCTGGAATCAAAATATTATAATGTAGAATTGCCTTTACCCGCCTTTTCTTGCATGATGGGCAGCCGTGGCTTTTCCTTAGGGGCCTGGTGATGTAGTCTCGTGGCTGATGATGGTTGCGTGAAGATGCGAAATTGAAGCTCCAAATCCCTTACGTGAATGTCTGTTCAGCCTCAGACGCTAACTTACAGCTTAAACCAGGTTAAGATTTTCAAGCATTAATTTGTTATAAGAATAGCAGGGTTTTGTATATATAAAAGCATTCTAGTCGTATTCAAGGGTTAATTTCCGTCTTGTCGACGGAGAAGTATGAGTTGGTATGGACGTGGAGCAACCAAGAGGTGCAGATTGCAGAGTGGAACAGTCAATTTGACAACCGCTAGTTAGAATTGTCGAATTcagtccagatccagaatcAAATCAAGAGTCTCAAGACAGTCAAGGCGCCCCTCACGATCTGCAGTGTTGCATTCTTGGCTGGGGAGGCCACGGATCTGGCCGATTCCATCGCAGCCACGAAGATTCACGAATAAAAGATGCGGTTCTTTTCAAGTGAATTGGACAGTAACAAAGATAACAATGTGATCAAAACTGCAGAATCAGGAGATGCATGCAGAGACCGTGGCGGTGACGATGAaggtgctggtgctggtgatggaCATGGCTCGAGCTCCCTCCGCCGATGAACCATCTCAACCAACAATGGCGTGCTATGGAGTCATCTCCCTCTCACATCCTCTTAAGCTCACCCCCAGCTCCAATCCTTTCTCATGATGCTCCGAACCCTCAGCCCAATGCCCAGAGCACTGGAAGCCTCGCCTCTTCCGGCCTCTGTGACCCCAAGCTGTTGTGTTCCGCCCGCTGTCGCTGCTTGAAGCCTTCACTCACCGCTACAAAGCTCAAGCTTATCCTCCACACCGCACGCGTCGGACAAAGAGGCACAAGGTACCTACAGGGCCCAGGCGCATTGGAGCCCATCTGCCTTGAACTCCAGGTTTCTCCCCTCAAGCAATGGCCACTTCGCCAGACCTAGAGGCCCTCGGCGCCACTAAGTCGGGTTTCGAGGCCGAAGAATACGACTCGTACTcgtggctgctgctcgaggaCCACCCGCTTCGCTCATACCCATCTGATGCCGATTGCCATCCCGAGATCTCTGCATTCACCAGGAAGTTGTATGCGATCGTTAGGAGGCGTCTGCGGGACCGCGTTCTTCCCCTGCTGagtctgttgttgatgttcttgTGAGTCtatcgatgccgatgccgatcTGCTAGTGTCATGCTTCATCTAACCAATTATTTAGTGTAATCGTGCAGTTCTTGTTACAATTACCGCACGTCGCATCTTATTTTCTGGAACCCGTCCATACACAGGGGCTCCCCGAGTTCATCCAAACGCCCATGACAACTGATCGGGCGTTTGATCGTACAGCCGCTTGTGCGTTTGACCCTCCATCACAGCCCGGGGGAGCGGCCCACAACGCCATCGAGCATGCGCTTTCTTCTGGGTGTGCCGGTGTTCATGTCGATTTGTGGCAGCGACACCATGATCTGCTCATCGGAGATTCGTCGTCACCACCAAATCTCGACAAAAAGCACACGCTGAAAAGCGTCTACCTTAAATCACTGCTGCATCAGTTAGATGCCCGAAACGCTGCTTCTGCTAATGACTCGAAAATTGAAAAACACGATGACGAGTTTGATGCTACGCCAGTCGGTTTATTCGACAGCGATCCCCAGCAGACATTCACAATATTCTTGGATGTCAAAACTTCAATGCGCAAGGCGTGGCCGGTGCTCGTGACACAGCTAGGGGCGCTGAACAAGAGTGGGTACCTGTCGTATCGAAATGCAGAGCAGGAACTTGTACTGCGGCCCGTTACAATTGTAGTTTCAGGGAGGGGATGTAGGCGGCTGTCGTTAAAGGATGATTTGTCTCG
This region of Aspergillus puulaauensis MK2 DNA, chromosome 5, nearly complete sequence genomic DNA includes:
- the AIM6_2 gene encoding uncharacterized protein (COG:S;~EggNog:ENOG410PITV;~TransMembrane:1 (i67-85o)) is translated as MATSPDLEALGATKSGFEAEEYDSYSWLLLEDHPLRSYPSDADCHPEISAFTRKLYAIVRRRLRDRVLPLLSLLLMFFVIVQFLLQLPHVASYFLEPVHTQGLPEFIQTPMTTDRAFDRTAACAFDPPSQPGGAAHNAIEHALSSGCAGVHVDLWQRHHDLLIGDSSSPPNLDKKHTLKSVYLKSLLHQLDARNAASANDSKIEKHDDEFDATPVGLFDSDPQQTFTIFLDVKTSMRKAWPVLVTQLGALNKSGYLSYRNAEQELVLRPVTIVVSGRGCRRLSLKDDLSRVMKGLF